The following is a genomic window from Falco naumanni isolate bFalNau1 chromosome 10, bFalNau1.pat, whole genome shotgun sequence.
CGCCTCCCCGGGCCCCTCTGCCAGGTAACGGGGGCGGGTGGGGCCGCGCacccgggagcggggccgggccggcggctgCCGCGGGGCTCCCCGCCCGGCCATCTTGCGGCGGCGGCTCGCCCCTCCTCAGCCGGCCGCGGCGGGtggagcggggcggcggggcgcggtgGGCCGCCGGGGGCTCTCCGCGGGCGGGTGTTGCCGGCAGCTGCGGCCTCGGCCCGGGCCCTGCGCCCGCGGTGCGCGGAGCCGAGCCGCAGGCCGGGCAGGGCGCAGCCGAGCCTGCACACGGAGCGCCATGCGTACCTTTATTGCGTTACTACAAAATAcagtgctgggggaagggggcggccagcagggcctggggggggtCTGCCATCgccagcctgggctgccccgCGGCAGTTGGCAGGGTCAGGGTGGGAGGCTGAGCCTTTCGGCGGGTGACACCAGCGGCCCCAGCAGCGGTGCCGCAGCATGGCTggcagccccgccgcgctgAGCCAGGCCTCACGGAGCCTGGTGCAGACACCCAGGGGTGGGCTCAGGGTCACCCGGCTGGGCGTCCAGGGTGGCAGACCTGCGCAGCAGCGCAGGGTGCTGCTTCAAGGCACCAGGCCAAGCCAGAGGAGCTACTACAGAGGTCTCCAGGGCTGGCATGTCCTGTAACCGTAACTCCTCGGTGCTTGCATCAAGGGACAGGCTGGTGTCCAGCGGGGCTTTTATTGCTGAGATCTCCCATCTGGGTGCTGGTATCTTCCCAAGGGTTGAGAGGTCACCAGCAAGGTCGATGCTCTTGGAGAGCAGGCTCTCCAGCTCTTTGGGGTACTCCTTCTTGCATGGTGTGGAGGTGTTACGTGACACCATATCCATCAGGCAGCCGGCTCTGCTGGGGTGCTCACAGGGCAAACCAGACAGGTCAAAGGCAGCCAGGTCACGGTGGTTCTTGCAGAAGCAGACAAGACTGGGGTCAGAGATGCCCTGGGTCAGGTTGTGCAGGTTGGTCTTCACACAGCTATTCGGAGATTCTGACTGCTTGACAACACACAGAGAACTGCTTTTTGTTGCATTCTCCAAGTCCATGAGAAGCTCCCAGGTGTCTGAGTCCACATAGTAAGTGTGGACAGGAGAAGAATGGGAATGGCTGGAGGCCCCAGCCATAAATCCCTTTTCTAGGATATCCTTTATGATTGGGATGCTGGTACTGCCCCTCTTGGTAGACATGGTGCAGAATCCCACCACTGTCAGGCCTGTGGAAACCAGAACACCCCTGTCAGAATAAACATGTTTCTGTTTATTACTGTTCACTAGCAAATTGTGCACCTAAAGTAGCAAGACTGCTCTCTGCAAAATCCTGGCTTAGTCTTACTTGGGAGAATGAAGAGCTGAGCAGGATCTAGGACAAGCAGGTGAGCATCCAGCCTGTCATTATCTTCTAGAGCACAACTGCACCACAGGCAGTTTATTGCTTGGGGGTCATCATGGAGTCTCTCTATAGCTGTATTTATTCAGCCTCAGCCTGTATACCACTACTCTTAACTTTGTATGGGGTATAGAGAGTCTCAGTAAACCTCTCCAGCAGTTAGTGGTACTAAGATAGTGCTTGTTTTCCCTAGAGATGAGACACTTCATCTTCATTCCTCAAGTCAGAGGGCTATTAACCCCAGTTAGAGTTGAGTTCCTTTGAGAATAAACCTGATCTGGTTAGGATAGGAGAGATTGAGAAACAGCTCTCATCTTATGTTTAGTTCCACACATGGTAACCTCCACCCGCAGACCTGTGGTGTCCTGCAACCCTCACAGGGTGCCAGAGAAGGTCCCTGGGGACAGGCCCCCCAGCAGGTTGCATATGACACACCGTGGCCTTCTCCTCCATGGGCAGGAGCTTCCTTTGTGCTCCCCTTCTAGCTGGGAGGGAAGCTCTCACCACTAGCTCAGTcagcagctgccttccagccacCCCCACAGGGAAAGGAGAACTGCTGTGACCTAAAACCATTTTTACAGCAAATACATTAcaactagagaaaaaaaaagaaagctccTGAATGTACTGCAATAGAGGACTATATGgtcagtttaaaacaaaagtcTTCTTTAAGAGACTAAATTACCTTTTCCTTAAACACAATTTAAGCATATTAGTATGTGAGAAATATGAAGTACATGTTAAGAGAATAGACTAAGAAACATTCTTTACCTTTAGCTTCTGTAGAGACTCTCTTTAAAAGTCCCActggttttttttgccagtgaTGCTTGTAGCAGTTTTATAGTTCTGGTAATTCATTAACAAGCTAATTTCCTATTTAAGCTAGTTTGGGAGAGGGAGGggcttttgtttgcttctttttaagcACGGGGCAGTGATTGTGGGCTGTGGCTAGCTGCTGAAGGCCAGGGGGGTTCTGTGGGGGCTTGGCTGTTAGGACCCTGTCAGCAGGTagcctggagagcagaggggtCTTTGCTCCCCTAATGCAGGAGGAAGGGGACACGTGGAGCCTTCCTGCCTGGAGCCAGTGCTCAGGTGGGGTCCCCACAAGGTAACATCTTGCTGAAGTTTTTGTCTTGCCTGCTCTAAAACAGGCCAGGAACATCTGTGTGCATAGGTGGAACGCAGATGTGTGGGCACCAGCAGGTGTGTGTGCTTTGTGTGCACAGGCAGCACGCACCGTGACAACAGCCGCACTGCAGGATGGTGTGTGCAGAGTCCCAGTGTGTCTGGGACTGGCTGTCACCGGGGTAgatgctcctgctgctttttctgtcctgcttGCCGTGTGCGTTgtgacagtgctgctgcccGGACGCAGGGAAGAGCTGAGCTTTTCCATGGCAGCCACCTCTGGTGGGAAGCGTGGGAGCTGCGCGCAGCCCCGGGACCCCGGGGTGCAGCCCTGGCGTGAGGTGCTGCTCAAGCAACGCAGGGAAGgtgcttcattttaatttggGTTTTTGCCCATTTGGatgggaggcagctgctgggggtcCTGTGGCTTGTGGCCATTGCTGTGCCTTGCAGGAGCGAGCCCGCTTTCTAGAGCTAAGCCAAGCTGCGCCCCGAGGGGTTCTCTGTGCCCCCCAGACCCGCCCGGAGCCACGTtcccggggggctgcagcgtgAGGGGGACCCGGGGTGGGACCCTCCTGCCCTGCGCCCAGGGCTGCCCGCTGCGGCTCACTTTGGGGGTCTCGGtgtggaggggggagggggcgatGGGAGCTTGGGGCAAGGGTGGGGTTCGGTGGGGCGGGGGCTCGgtgtgggggggagggggtgggggccggggccgcccccggcgagggggcgggcgggcgcccTCCCGCGCGCGCCTCTTTGTGCAGGCGGGAGGCGGCAGCGCGCAtgcgcggcccggccccgcgcgggAGGGGGGCGCCGTTGGCGCGAGATAGGAAAgtgccgccgctgccgcccgggccgggcccgccaTGACGCGCCGCAGCCGCGGGTGAGTgcggccccccccgccggggctgcgTGTGCCGGCCCCGCGCCTTCCCggcgggctgccgggggggggctggcggcTCCGGGCTCCGCTTCGCCCCTCGCCACCCCCCGGATGGCCCGTTCCCGCTCTCCGGCTgcgctgcgggcagggccgcgGCCCCGGGCTGCGCGGGCCCCGCGCCGAGGGCTCCTCTTGCTCCCACCCGGGAGCCGGGCGAGGGGCCGGCTCTGCCTGCTCGGGGCAGGGGGGTGAcagggcgggccgggggggtgATGGCAGAGCCCTTCGGCTGCTCCTCGCATCCCTTTTTTGTGCTCCAGCAATCCGGGAGGCTGGTGCGCTGTAAGGAGGGGAAATGGTTCCAGTCCGTAGGTGCAAAGTGCTCCCGGAGGGGCAGAAGGGAGCAGCAGTCGAGAcgctccttcccctcctctggGTAGCGTCAAAATTGCTGGCACGGGCCATGAGCCCGAAGCTGAGGGACCACTCAGACCTGGGGTGGCTGAGTTAACGTCTGTGAGGTGTTGGGGCTTGGTGCTGGAAGAGAGGAGATctggagctctgctctgcatgCTTGAAGTTGCTccctttgctgtgtttttgtcAGAGGTGGAAATTATAATCTTAATTTACTCATTTCTAGTGAGGACCAGGATGAGCTGCATTACCAGGATACCGACCTGGATGTGCCGGAGCAGCGGGATGGCAGGTGCAAAGTCAAGTGGACGCAAGAAGAGGTGAGTGagagcccagcactggctgaGAGCAGATGCTTTGGTGTAGGCATCTGGCATGGCACCAGGGGCTTGGGTACCTTTACCTCAGTCCTCATCTGCTGGCCATGACAccacctcctgctgccttgCTATGGAGAAGACCATGTGTCTGGTTTTCCTGATGTGAGCTGAGGCCTTGATGAGGCTGGGAGGTTCAGGGGATTTTGAAGTGGAGCATGGACAGCGACAGCTCCAGCCACTTTAGTTTAAGGATGTGAGCCCCGAGCGAGgcatctgctgcctgcagtgctctTGTGAGCAAAGAGGGGTTCCAGAGGATGGGTGAGGCCTCTAGCTAGCTGAATTGTGCAGTGGAAacatccttccttttctttatcaAAAGCAGGGAGCTAGGCTGTTGGGATTGTAGCTTAATCATCCTGGTGGAGAGCCTAAAGTTAGTTGGGGTATTCTCTTCTGTCCTCCCAGTTCCTCAGTCATCTTTGTTCTGTGTGAAAACTACAAGATGTCCTGTCTCCCCTGGGATCTGAACACCAAGTAAGGTGGTCTTTGTGCAAGGATGAAAGCCTTGGGCTCATGTTGGGCAGGGAACTGCTTCATGCCTGTGTTTGCCCAGCCAGAGCACGCAGGCAGGGACACCTATAGCAAGCTTTTTGTGAGCTGTAAGAGTAGGCACACCTGGGCTATAGCAGGGTTCAAGAAAGCTGCTGTAGAGCCCTGTAGCACTGAAACACAGCAGACCACCGGGCCAGTGCTGATGCATTTAAACCAGTCACCTCTCTTGGCTCGGCAGAATCAGTGGCTGAGCTGGGAGATGGACTGTCTGGTCGAGGTGTACTGGGGCTGCATAAGCAGGTAGCCTTGGCCACAGGGTTTGAACCAGACTATACTAGAACAGAGCTGAGCTCTTGTTTTGTACTCTCTGTATGAGCTTGTCCTATTACAGAGCCCAGAACCAGATGTTCTGTTCCAGTGGAGCTCCAGGTACTGGAGCACTGCTGAAGGACTGTGTGAGCTACTTTCCTCCCCTGAACACAGAATGCCCAAAAAATCTTGTTGATAGTTCAAAGTATCTAGCTTGTTCTCTTGATGCTGTCAACCCAGGGGTGCCTGTGCTGTGTGTTTCCTCAGTGTATGTGAAAGTGGATGTCTTTGTTCTTTGCAGGATGAGCAGCTGAAGATGTTAGTAAGGCATTACGGGCAGAATGACTGGAAGTTCCTGGCCAGTCACTTTCCTGTAAGTGACCCCTTGCCCACTTGAGAATCATAGTGTTTGCATGTTGCTTCTTGTGCTCATTGCGCTGGttctctgtgtttgtgcagcacCTTGCACAGTGGGAATCTGTTCTGTGACTGCAGCTTCAGGCTGTAAAATGGTGCTCCTTCAGGGCAGGGAGACATCCTTCTTGTATAGAGGACTTTCAAGGGTGAGTCTATTGGAGCTGGGGTGAGAAATGGAGGTTCCTGTCCTGTGCTTGGTACCCTCGTCATAGTATGTGTTGTCCGTGTGCTTCTGCAGGTTTTCCGTGGGCCAGCCTTTGTATGTGGGGACTGCCCTTGCTATAGGGGCTTTTGGAGGCTCTGGTCTAACACATGGCTATTCTCATTCCTTCTTCCTAGAACCGCAGCGATCAGCAGTGTCAGTACCGGTGGCTGAGAGTGTTGAATCCAGACTTGGTTAAGGGCCCTTGGACCAAAGAGGAGGACCAAAAAGTAAGTTGGGGCCGAGAGTTTGAGTCTTGGACTGTGACTGTCTGTAGAGAGCATGGAAGTGTCAGACCCTTGGGTCTGTTGTCAGCTGTGGGTAGTTCTTTCCAGTGGTAGACGGCCACGAGAGTGGCACTCTGACCTGTCCTGAGCAGCCTGATGCAGCCGTGGTTGTGaagtgcagcagcaggtctAGGCCTTTTCAGCTGAACAGCTTCTCCCTTTCACACAGTACTGCTACAGAAGGCTGCCAAGGGAGAGAGCAGAAAAGGGAATTAATTCGTCTGCCTGCTGGCAGATCTCTACATGACCTGGCTGTGTTTGACctaagagaaaataaacctgTCATTTCCTGTGCCACAATAGACAGACTGAAGTGGATGTCTGAGGTCAGCTAGGTGAATCACGACTTCTGTGAGCCTTTCTCTGCTGATTCCAGAGTGAGCTTAGAGGAGCCAGCTCAGACACTCATCTTGATGTGCTTAAAAGCTGGAATTCGTTGCAGCTTTTATCAAggttttctgctgcaaaaagtCCTAGTTCTTCAGAATCTCTGTAACACTTCTGCTCccccatttctttctcttttggtcCCATTACAGGCTGTTAACAGTTGACTTTTTGCCTTCCATCTATGTTATATCAAGCATGTCCTAAAGAAGCTTTTCATTATGCCCTTTTGCTTTCCTACAGCAGAGCAGTTGCTGCctgctttccccttccctttgaaTGACCTGATGCTGCCAGCCTACCCATCCTGGCCAGGCTGAGctccagctttttcttcctggcaCTGCATGTTGCTTTGcccagcaagtgctccagctgCTTGGCCTGTGCCTCAGTTTGATGTCTTTGGTCCATTTGGGCTTGGCAGTCAAGTTTCTGCAGCAGGGACATTTGTTAAGGGCCAAGAGCACCGAGCATCACCTATGTACCCGCATGTTTCAACTGGCCAGGGTAGAAATGCTCTTTGAGAACCCTTTAGCCTCCTCTCTTAAGATTTTGGAGCACTGGACATTGTGTGCAGTGGATTGTTCTTGTCCTGACTGTGGTGTGGACATAACACAGGCTCAGAACAGAAGCATTTGCCTTGAGCCTCAAACAGAAGTGACAAAGCCCTGGGTGAAAGGGAATTGGCAGAGTGGGTGGCTCTTGAGTGAATATGGCTTGTTTATGCTTTGGTGCTCTCTCTGTGTGTCCTGGTGCTAGCAGGGCAtggagctgcagccctggcttAGTCTTGGTGTGACACTCTGTTAAAGGGAGGCTGTGCCCAGTGCGCAGACCAGTGCAGAGCTAATGGGGACTGGTCTCATGTGGTTAGGTCCTCAGTAGGAGGGCGGGCAGAGAGAAGCCTTGGAGCATGTGGCACTTGGCCCTTGTTCAGAAATGGGCATGTGTTTCTAAATCTGGACCCGTCTGCCCCTGGTGCACCTGCCAGTCTCCACCCCTTCTTCTGTGAGCACCCATCAGCATTCACAGGTGTCACGTGGCAAAATGTCTGTGTGGAAACAGCCTCGTTCAGAAATTCAGCTTGCTCTTGCAAGTGTTGGTACACCTGATTGTCAGTGCTGGATCCCTCCAGCTTTTTCTCCTAATGAGCCTTTTTCTATCTGCCCTTACCTGGTCCCAAGACGGGTGAAGAGCAAAGCCTGAAATAACTGTATTGACCTTCCCCTCCTTTATTCCATTTCCTTATTTCACTCCTGCTCTCTTCAAAGGTAATTGAACTGGTTAAAAAATACGGCACCAAACAATGGACCCTGATAGCCAAGCACCTGAAAGGGCGGTTAGGGAAGCAGTGCCGGGAACGCTGGCATAACCATCTGAACCCTGAGGTGAAGAAGTCCTCGTGGACAGAGGAGGAGGATCGCATCATTTTTGAGGCCCACAAGGTCCTGGGGAATCGTTGGGCAGAGATTGccaagctgctgcctgggaggtAGGACCTCTTTGCTCACTGGTGCCTTCACTTCTGGGTGGCCCATGGAAATCCATGTGTTGTGCTCACAGGATGGGACTAGAGGCTGTGTAGGAGCCGTTAGCTGTGCTTTGGAGCTGCTGTAAATGgtgatttctgtttctttctgctttctctgcaggaCTGACAATGCTGTGAAGAATCACTGGAACTCCACCATCAAGCGGAAAGTGGACACAGGAGGCTTCCTTAATGAAACTAAGGAGTCCAAGTCACTGTACTTGCTTGTGGAGGTGGATGACAAGGAGAGCCAAAGTCAGACTAGAGCTGAGAGCCAGGTACTGCATCGGCACATTTGCAGCAGGTAGTTGGGTCAGTCCCCTGTTCCGCTAATGCGCATCAGAGCTGTTCATCCACCCTTCTGCTGCCTCTCATGCTGCCTTTGCCACAGCCTGGTGTCTACATAGCCAGTCTGTGCCTCCCCCCAGCCTTCTGAGGCTGACTCTTGAGAGAGATCTCCCTCCAGGAGCTAGAGGTTTAATGTTAGCTCCAGTGCGCTATCCAGGTGGGGGGCAGCAGTCTGCTTGTGGTGTTATCTTGCCAGTCCCAGCATCAGGTCTGTCTTGGAaactgaagggtttttttgctctgttgtgctgttgctggtgggaggaggaggctgcTCCAGACTGTGTGGGGGGGCATGGTGAAGAGgtattgttttcctttcctctaaAAAAGGAAGCAGGGCAAGTACAGcctattattttttcatgaagaaagCATGTAGTTGTCAAAGGCAAGCTCTTGGAAAGTGGGGAATGCAGAATTAGTGCTACCTGCTCAGCCCTTGTTCAACTTTCTCCTGGGATATTAAGTGAAATCTCCAGTTAAGCATTCCTGTGCTTGTTATGTTGCatggatttctttctgttcagatgGTGTCTGGGACAGAGCAGTGAGGGAGAACAGGGATGTGAAACAAACTGAATGGCAGGTaggagagcaggcagagctgaatGTGTCCAGGGACTCTTGCTCTTTGTCTCCAGGACTTGACATTGTTCCCTGGGTTTCTACTAATGGCTGGACTTTCTTTGTTGTATGCACAAAGAATGTCCTGCCGAACTGGCCGGTTGAtatctctgaaataaaagaagaggATGTCAGTGACGAGGAGGTTACGGGTGTACAGGAGCTACCCTcagagctgccagctgctgaACTGGCAGAGCATAACGCTGAGGGTACTCCGGATGTTGCGGTGCCTGAGGATGCCTCGCTCGTCACATCACCATACAAATGGGTCGTCGAAGCTGCCAACTATTTGTACCTGACATCTGGGCCAGCCTTCAATGAAGCTCTGGATATGATTGAATCCGTAAGTAAAAAACCCTTGATCCTCCAGGTAATGTAGGGAGACTGACCCCCACCCTTTTCCCTTGAGTGAACTTACTGGGTCCCCTTGCTCATCACCATGGGCATCCTGAGGAAGGCTGGGTCTGTCGCTGACTTGTGGCTTCCCACAGTCTCTTCCAGGGCTGGATTAGGCCTTTACAGCTCTGCCAGTATTACTCTGGGCTTGCAGATTCCCCGAGGTGGTTGTCCTTGTGCATAGGCTCTGCGGGTGTGGGAGGTTGTAGATGCCGGCAAACCTGATCTCACACCTTCCTTTATCAgccaccctgtccccagctcTCCTTTTTGTAACTATTGAGGCCCATGCTCATgagctttcctttccctcctgttaCAGGGTGGGATAGGATAGGACAGACTGGGAATAGGCCAGGCCCACTTGTAGTATGCAGGACAGACCCCTTCACACTGGGATAAATGCTGCTATTTGCTTTCAGTGGAGGTAGCTTCACTAGAACTAGTAATTTTGGGCCAGTCAAGTAGCACTGACATCCCCAGGGTGATGGAGGCACACCAGGGTAGGAGGCTGACTAGAATCGACAGAACCATTCGCTACCAGTAGAGGGAAATGTCTTGGCAGCCCCTAGCCTGACTCAGAAGCTTATGAGCGGATTATCTGTGAATGATCCACTTTGTATGTGTATAGGAGAACAGAGAGTCTGTGCCCAAGGCTCAACGGCCCATCCACGGGTCCTTAGCGGCCTGCTTGTATGGTGCTTTGGGTATTGGTGGGGTTGAGCTGTGAAGCAGCTGATCTCTGAACTGGTCTAGTTATGTTTAATCTGCTTTCAGCAGTGTGTGGTACAGCAGAGCCCTGTGTCCGGCTGTATCGATGTGCCCAAGACTGGTTTGGTGTTGGGTGACATTTGCTTCATTCAGTCCCCCGACCTACGCCCAGCTGCTTGTTTTGTCCCTGCTGTGTGGGGTGCAGCTGtttgtgcagctgtgctgtgagcTGAACTGGGAAACCACCCTTGCGTAAATAGAAAAATCTGCCCTATGCgcaggcagcagctttcagcTGGTTGGGTTCCCTGGTCTGGTTCTCcactgtgctggcagcagaggagaggagggttTGAGCTGTTCTTTAGCCAGGCTCCTTGCAGAAGCAGGTGCAATCATACCCCAACTTACTTCACCTCCCAGTTCATATCTGCATCTGCACCAGTTGGCTACTCAACTTTCCTTCCTGAGCTGCTTCTGATGGTTTCCCTTGTGTGCAGGACCCAGATGGGTGGTGTGATCTGACCCAGTTTGACCTGCCTGAGGAACCTTctgccggcagcagcagcagcagcaacagcccGGTGAGGCAAACCCCCAGCAAGGCAACACAATCCCTGCCCAACGTGACGGAGTACCGCCTGGATGGCCACACCATCTCTGACCTAAGCAAGAGCAGCAAAGGAGAGCTCATCCCCATCTCTCCGCACGCAGAGGTGAGCTTTGGCACGCCACCCTCAGTgctgaaaaggcagaagaagaggaagatcTCCCTTTCCCCTGTCACAGAGAATGCCACGAGCACCAGCCTTTCCTTCCTTGACTCCTGCAACAGCATGACGCCCAAGAGCACTCCTGTCAAGACACTGCCCTTCTCTCCATCTCAGGTATGGAGCAGTGACAGAGCCCAGTCTGTGCACCTCTGCTTGGGCTTGGTTGTGAGCTAATAAGCATGTTAGTGCTCTGTCTACTTGCCTTAATGCTATGTAATCCCATGAGCTCTGCCAGCTTTGTGGTTTTCCTCCCTTGAATGAGGTGGTGCCAGTGTTCAGGGTGTGTGTCTTTGCTAACAAGGTGCAGAGCTGGGTTCTGGCCCTGCtgttctgcagtgctgcccttCCTGTGTCTGCCTGTGGGAGTGCTTGTAGTGTCAGGGGAGCCAGCTATCCTATGTGATGGGCTGGGCACTTGCCCACTATGAGGAAGGAGCACCACTGTGCAGATCTACTTGCCTGTGTGCTGCAGGATTGCTGGAGAGCATAATGCTTCTGTCACCGAGGAAATGCTGACCCAGCTGTGGGTAGCAGAGTGGCAATAGTGAAAAGGGGCTTTCCCTGTTTGTTTCCAGTGAAGTTGAGCAGGCAGGCTTGGCAGCACACGCCTTCTGCAGATCTCTGAGGTGCTTGTGCTTAGGAAAATTGTCCTGAACTTGTCTTTGTTGCAAAAGGGATTTGGGATCTTTCAAGCCTTGTTGTGACTCATGAAGTGTTCACACACGTGCACAAATGATCTCTAGTGTACATCATCTGGGAGCGCTGTGGTGGTCAAACCTGCTGGTGTCTCGTATATTGCTGTGGAGCTCTGTCTGTAAAACAGGGTAAAGACTGCTATGTTGCTGTGCTTTCCATCACAgttccacagctgctctgttcAGACCCTGCCTACCCATGCCTTCCAGgcctttatttctgctgtttctgcagtttgGGATGGCCCATGGGAGTGCGCCACAGGACAGTCTGACACTTGGGTTCAGGCAGACCTCAAATGCAAGGCCAGCAAGAACTGGGAAATCAGAGCAGGACCTGAAatgtgcagctctgcagagtgTAAAATGCTGGAAGGCCTGGAGTAAATTTGTGAAGGCAAAAGGGATGTCTTGCCTCTTGTGTTGAGCTTCAACCATTAGTGAATATAACACAGAtgggcttttctttcctgatagGTTTTTGGGTACAAACTTTGTTCCTTATGGGAGTAAAGTTGTCACTAGCTGTTGTGAAGAAAAATCCTAGCAGAGATGGGACGGTTTGTTGTTTTCTCACAGTTCAGGCTGAAGACAGCTCAATACAAAATCTGCTAACTTGTATGCTGCTGTGTTACATGGACTTCCCTCACATTTGCCATTGTGAGTTTGGAATAAACCTTTGGGCTAGGATTATCTCTCCTTTACCATTTTGCTTGGCCTTATCTGGACCAGTGCAAGGAGAGACTTCTCTGTCCCACTCTGTAGCTGCCTGTAGTCATATTAGCTTATCCCTATGGGAAGTGAATAATGTTTATAGGTGTGAGGCACCTTCTGGCAACTTTCACATGTGTGTCCATGTACAGGACTGCATGATTCTGTAAGTCATCCTGGTTTATACTGGGACAGATCCCTCTGGTGCTGCTTGGTATGGGAGGATTGTCTCTACTTCAGGTTTTCTCCTCATATTTAGGAAAAAGCAGTGACTTACGATACTGTGCTGAGATGCTTGAGACTGaagtgtcttttctttctttgctgtgcaGTTCTTAAACTTTTGGACCAAACAGGATACACTAGAACTGGAGAACCCGTCTCTGACCTCCACGCCTGTGTGCAGTCAGAAGGTGATTGTCACCACTCCTCTGCACAGGGACAAAACCCCTCTGCTCCAGAAGAGCTCGGCGtaagtcttttcttccttctcccctgaGCAGTGTCCTTTTCTGCACGGGAGTCCGGTCCATTTCAGTCATACCTCCCCCAGTACCAGTACTGGCACTAGTgagaggcagggcaggctggggctttCCTTAAATCAGTTTCCTTCCGAAGACAGCtcctccatgagctgcagggaACAAGTGTCCAGGCTGACTGGGGCTGCAGCCAAGTGACCACTATtgtgctcagctgctgggtGGGCTTTGCCTTCTGTGCACATCTTTGTCTGGGAAACATTGCTGTGCTGTGagccctgtgccagcagggcagggattTGACTTCTTCCACAAGAGCTATTCGGATCCATCCCTTTAGCTCTGCACCCTCTGCTTTGCCTGACCCCAGTGATTACCCAAGGCACTGTACCAGGCAGGCGAGCGGGGATGCTCTGCACAGGGAGTGTTTTGCTGGCAGACTGAAGCAGCACAGTGTAAGGGGGTGCTGGCTGTGTTAGCAAAACTGCTCTGTTGTCAGCCTAGCC
Proteins encoded in this region:
- the MYBL2 gene encoding myb-related protein B isoform X1, whose protein sequence is MQEEGDTWSLPAWSQCSGGVPTSEDQDELHYQDTDLDVPEQRDGRCKVKWTQEEDEQLKMLVRHYGQNDWKFLASHFPNRSDQQCQYRWLRVLNPDLVKGPWTKEEDQKVIELVKKYGTKQWTLIAKHLKGRLGKQCRERWHNHLNPEVKKSSWTEEEDRIIFEAHKVLGNRWAEIAKLLPGRTDNAVKNHWNSTIKRKVDTGGFLNETKESKSLYLLVEVDDKESQSQTRAESQNVLPNWPVDISEIKEEDVSDEEVTGVQELPSELPAAELAEHNAEGTPDVAVPEDASLVTSPYKWVVEAANYLYLTSGPAFNEALDMIESDPDGWCDLTQFDLPEEPSAGSSSSSNSPVRQTPSKATQSLPNVTEYRLDGHTISDLSKSSKGELIPISPHAEVSFGTPPSVLKRQKKRKISLSPVTENATSTSLSFLDSCNSMTPKSTPVKTLPFSPSQFLNFWTKQDTLELENPSLTSTPVCSQKVIVTTPLHRDKTPLLQKSSAFVTPDQKYVVDNTPHTPTPFKNALEKYGPIRPLPQTPHLEEDLKEVLRSEAGIELIIEDDVKPEKQKRKQGLRRSPIKKVRKSLALDIVDEDTTQNMPAFPKTVCFKRAQPVNFLSRSLNLSSSSRKNDSGLLNRAFVQVQPEKMSYRKMPSHFRPPAPMTRAWKVVACGGTRDQLFMQEKARQFLGLLKQSHTSRTLILS
- the MYBL2 gene encoding myb-related protein B isoform X2, producing the protein MTRRSRGEDQDELHYQDTDLDVPEQRDGRCKVKWTQEEDEQLKMLVRHYGQNDWKFLASHFPNRSDQQCQYRWLRVLNPDLVKGPWTKEEDQKVIELVKKYGTKQWTLIAKHLKGRLGKQCRERWHNHLNPEVKKSSWTEEEDRIIFEAHKVLGNRWAEIAKLLPGRTDNAVKNHWNSTIKRKVDTGGFLNETKESKSLYLLVEVDDKESQSQTRAESQNVLPNWPVDISEIKEEDVSDEEVTGVQELPSELPAAELAEHNAEGTPDVAVPEDASLVTSPYKWVVEAANYLYLTSGPAFNEALDMIESDPDGWCDLTQFDLPEEPSAGSSSSSNSPVRQTPSKATQSLPNVTEYRLDGHTISDLSKSSKGELIPISPHAEVSFGTPPSVLKRQKKRKISLSPVTENATSTSLSFLDSCNSMTPKSTPVKTLPFSPSQFLNFWTKQDTLELENPSLTSTPVCSQKVIVTTPLHRDKTPLLQKSSAFVTPDQKYVVDNTPHTPTPFKNALEKYGPIRPLPQTPHLEEDLKEVLRSEAGIELIIEDDVKPEKQKRKQGLRRSPIKKVRKSLALDIVDEDTTQNMPAFPKTVCFKRAQPVNFLSRSLNLSSSSRKNDSGLLNRAFVQVQPEKMSYRKMPSHFRPPAPMTRAWKVVACGGTRDQLFMQEKARQFLGLLKQSHTSRTLILS
- the MYBL2 gene encoding myb-related protein B isoform X3; this encodes MLVRHYGQNDWKFLASHFPNRSDQQCQYRWLRVLNPDLVKGPWTKEEDQKVIELVKKYGTKQWTLIAKHLKGRLGKQCRERWHNHLNPEVKKSSWTEEEDRIIFEAHKVLGNRWAEIAKLLPGRTDNAVKNHWNSTIKRKVDTGGFLNETKESKSLYLLVEVDDKESQSQTRAESQNVLPNWPVDISEIKEEDVSDEEVTGVQELPSELPAAELAEHNAEGTPDVAVPEDASLVTSPYKWVVEAANYLYLTSGPAFNEALDMIESDPDGWCDLTQFDLPEEPSAGSSSSSNSPVRQTPSKATQSLPNVTEYRLDGHTISDLSKSSKGELIPISPHAEVSFGTPPSVLKRQKKRKISLSPVTENATSTSLSFLDSCNSMTPKSTPVKTLPFSPSQFLNFWTKQDTLELENPSLTSTPVCSQKVIVTTPLHRDKTPLLQKSSAFVTPDQKYVVDNTPHTPTPFKNALEKYGPIRPLPQTPHLEEDLKEVLRSEAGIELIIEDDVKPEKQKRKQGLRRSPIKKVRKSLALDIVDEDTTQNMPAFPKTVCFKRAQPVNFLSRSLNLSSSSRKNDSGLLNRAFVQVQPEKMSYRKMPSHFRPPAPMTRAWKVVACGGTRDQLFMQEKARQFLGLLKQSHTSRTLILS